Proteins co-encoded in one Gossypium arboreum isolate Shixiya-1 chromosome 11, ASM2569848v2, whole genome shotgun sequence genomic window:
- the LOC108470548 gene encoding protein RADIALIS-like 3, translated as MDRFPDVLCGWSWEENKLFELALAVVDEQHPDRWEVVAAMVGGEKTAEDVHKHYVILLEDLQFIESGKLDHKLAETQSCIQLDCTQSVCWTDDDNNLLVRLDIK; from the exons ATGGATAGGTTCCCTGATGTTCTGTGTGGTTGGAGCTGGGAGGAGAACAAGTTGTTTGAGCTGGCTTTAGCAGTGGTCGATGAACAACACCCTGATCGTTGGGAAGTGGTAGCCGCCATGGTTGGAGGGGAAAAAACTGCAGAAGATGTGCATAAACATTATGTCATACTTTTGGAGGATTTGCAGTTTATCGAATCGGGTAAACTCGACCATAAACTTGCCGAAACTCAGTCCTGTATTCAACTTGACTGCACTCAATCTGTATGCTGGACTGATGATGATAACAA CTTGCTGGTTCGATTAGACATAAAATGA
- the LOC108470852 gene encoding two-pore potassium channel 5 — protein sequence MADEPFLSPQSKPEFRHILDGSHHGFYLTIPQSISTPALLQSEIEDHPQIQPPPRFDYPVPSTGSKKPGSLKRCKTAPAMAVMRDLKPKTPQVPKPQSESSSIIRQAVFLLSIYLILGVVIYSFNRDEFSGIETHPVVDALYFCIVTMCTIGYGDIAPLTPATKIFACVFVLVGFGFIDILLSGVVNYVLDLQENMILTGIQMEKSQQGFSARDYIVDVDKGRMRIRLKVGLALGVVVLCIGIGSLILYFVESLDWVDSIYLSVMSVTTVGYGDRAFKTLPGRLFAGVWLLISTLAVARAFLYLAEARVNKRHRRIAKWVLHRDITIEDLLAADINNNGFISKSEYVIYKLKEMGKVGEKDILQICNQFSKLDTNNSGKITLPDLLKYQM from the exons ATGGCAGATGAGCCTTTTCTCTCCCCCCAATCAAAACCCGAATTTCGGCACATCCTTGATGGCTCTCATCATGGCTTTTATCTCACAATCCCACAGTCAATCTCAACACCAGCCCTCTTGCAATCTGAAATCGAGGACCACCCGCAGATTCAACCCCCTCCCCGTTTTGATTATCCTGTTCCTAGTACAGGGTCAAAGAAGCCCGGTTCTCTCAAGCGATGTAAAACGGCTCCGGCCATGGCTGTCATGCGTGATTTGAAGCCCAAAACACCCCAAGTGCCTAAACCTCAATCCGAGTCCAGCTCCATTATCAGGCAAGCTGTTTTCTTGCTTTCCATTTACTTAATTCTCGGTGTTGTTATTTATTCGTTTAACAGAGATGAATTCTCGGGTATCGAGACTCACCCGGTTGTTGATGCTCTCTACTTCTGTATAGTCACTATGTGCACCATTGGTTATGGTGATATAGCTCCTTTAACCCCAGCTACCAAGATTTTTGCTTGTGTGTTTGTGTTGGTGGGTTTTGGTTTTATTGATATATTGTTGAGTGGGGTTGTGAATTATGTCCTCGACCTGCAAGAGAACATGATATTAACTGGGATTCAGATGGAGAAATCACAACAAGGGTTTTCAGCTAGGGATTACATTGTTGATGTGGACAAAGGAAGGATGAGGATTAGGCTTAAAGTCGGTTTGGCACTTGGGGTTGTGGTGTTGTGTATTGGGATCGGATCTCTGATTTTGTACTTTGTGGAGAGCTTGGACTGGGTTGATTCTATTTACTTGTCTGTTATGTCTGTTACCACAGTTGGATATGGGGACAGGGCCTTTAAGACTCTGCCTGGACGCTTGTTTGCTGGTGTTTGGCTCTTGATTTCGACGCTGGCCGTCGCTAGAGCTTTCCTGTATTTGGCTGAAGCAAGGGTTAACAAGCGGCATAGGAGGATTGCCAAGTGGGTACTACATAGGGATATCACTATTGAGGATTTGCTAGCTGCTGACATAAACAACAATGGTTTTATCAG TAAATCGGAGTATGTCATTTACAAGCTCAAAGAAATGGGGAAGGTTGGGGAGAAGGATATATTGCAGATATGCAATCAGTTCAGCAAGCTTGATACAAATAACTCTGGGAAAATCACTCTTCCTGATCTCTTAAAATATCAAATGTGA
- the LOC108472864 gene encoding acyl transferase 4 has product MALCVMRSRRSLVTPSQQTPSGKLDLSFIDKVPVLRCYTRTLHVYKHGPEASKVIREALSKALVPYYPLAGRLKEPDNNQLQVECSGEGAWFVEASAESSLHAFNYFDDANFDIPYDELLPDQVPKSEGMEPLVQMQVTQFACGGFVIGLIFCHTICDGLGSAQFLNAVGEFARGIEHLSVEPVWQRDFFPTPTQEANVIQLANLPVPPPPMPAKPLEHVSIDISMDEINQLKKQFHESTGQTCSAFEIVAANFWSLRTRAINLEPGTEVRLLFFANCRQLVEPPLPKGFYGNCFFPITITAPCDLLKQASAIEVIKLIREAKTKLPSEFGKFKNGDYLRNGKDPFLAPLGYTTLFISEWGRLGFNQVDYGWGPPVHMVPIPGSSIIPVGIMGSLPLPRKGVRLMTWCVDKDHTQPFVDLMTKLV; this is encoded by the exons ATGGCGCTGTGTGTTATGAGATCAAGGCGAAGCCTAGTGACTCCATCTCAGCAAACACCATCTGGCAAGCTTGACTTATCATTCATTGATAAAGTGCCGGTTCTAAGATGCTATACCCGCACATTGCATGTATACAAACATGGCCCTGAAGCATCAAAGGTCATTAGGGAAGCCTTGTCCAAGGCCTTGGTGCCTTACTATCCACTTGCTGGACGGCTAAAAGAGCCCGATAACAATCAGCTTCAGGTTGAATGTTCGGGAGAAGGTGCCTGGTTCGTCGAGGCATCAGCTGAGTCTAGCCTTCATGCATTCAATTACTTCGACGATGCTAATTTTGACATTCCTTATGATGAACTTCTTCCTGATCAAGTTCCTAAAAGTGAAGGCATGGAACCTCTTGTACAAATGCAG GTGACACAATTTGCATGCGGAGGTTTCGTCATAGGGTTAATATTTTGCCACACCATATGCGATGGCTTAGGATCTGCACAGTTCCTAAACGCTGTAGGGGAGTTCGCGAGAGGCATAGAGCATCTAAGCGTTGAACCGGTGTGGCAAAGGGACTTTTTTCCAACTCCAACACAAGAAGCAAATGTTATCCAATTGGCAAACTTGCCAGTGCCACCACCCCCGATGCCTGCCAAGCCGCTAGAGCATGTGAGCATtgatatttccatggatgaaatCAATCAGCTAAAGAAACAATTCCATGAATCGACGGGGCAAACTTGCTCTGCTTTCGAAATCGTGGCTGCTAATTTTTGGAGCCTTCGAACAAGAGCAATAAACTTGGAGCCAGGTACTGAAGTCCGGCTTCTTTTCTTTGCAAATTGCCGTCAGCTAGTGGAGCCTCCTTTGCCTAAAGGCTTCTATGGCAACTGTTTCTTCCCGATAACAATCACAGCTCCCTGCGACTTGCTTAAACAAGCATCAGCAATCGAAGTGATTAAACTGATACGAGAAGCCAAGACTAAGCTACCTTCTGAGTTTGGTAAGTTCAAGAATGGAGATTACTTGAGAAATGGGAAGGACCCATTTCTAGCACCTCTAGGGTACACCACTTTGTTTATATCGGAATGGGGTAGGTTGGGGTTCAACCAGGTTGACTATGGGTGGGGCCCCCCGGTCCACATGGTTCCAATTCCGGGTTCTAGCATCATCCCTGTTGGCATCATGGGATCGCTGCCATTGCCTAGAAAGGGTGTCCGCTTGATGACATGGTGTGTTGATAAAGACCATACCCAGCCCTTCGTTGATCTGATGACGAAACTAGTCTAA